The Bacteroidales bacterium genome contains a region encoding:
- a CDS encoding efflux RND transporter periplasmic adaptor subunit, which produces MKNSKVLLALLLIIPVAFSCGKKPASGKTADSLAADTTVYRVKVISLEKQKVSQDIDFTANLLPNEEINYAPASPGRVEEIYVEVGNHVKKGDLIARMDRTQLQQASEQYENARTNFQRMDTLHKLNSISQQQYDAIKTQYEVAKSSYDFMSKNTTLVSPINGIVTGKYFENGELYSGAPNTAAGKAAIVTLMQINPLKVMVNVSERFYPVARKGMKATVSLDIFPGRTFNGEISQIYPTISPETRTFPVEILIKNNDEVLRPGMFARVNLNLGQADALILPANAVDKQEGTNDRYVYLAMPDNTAKKIRVELGRRYDDKLEVISNEIKVGDPVIVAGQDKLLDKSKITIVQ; this is translated from the coding sequence ATGAAAAATTCAAAAGTACTTTTAGCTTTATTACTTATCATCCCTGTAGCCTTCTCATGCGGTAAAAAACCGGCCTCCGGAAAAACCGCCGATTCTTTGGCTGCAGACACTACCGTTTACAGGGTAAAAGTTATTTCACTTGAGAAACAAAAAGTATCCCAGGATATTGATTTTACTGCCAACCTGCTTCCGAATGAAGAAATCAACTACGCGCCTGCCTCACCGGGCCGCGTTGAAGAAATCTATGTGGAAGTCGGCAACCATGTAAAGAAAGGCGACCTTATTGCCCGTATGGACCGTACCCAGCTTCAGCAAGCCAGCGAACAGTATGAAAATGCGAGAACCAATTTTCAGCGCATGGACACCCTGCACAAGCTGAATAGCATTTCACAGCAGCAGTACGATGCCATAAAAACCCAGTATGAAGTGGCTAAATCGAGTTATGATTTTATGAGCAAGAATACAACGCTCGTATCACCGATTAACGGAATTGTAACCGGCAAGTATTTCGAAAACGGCGAACTTTATTCTGGTGCACCCAACACGGCAGCAGGCAAAGCCGCCATCGTTACCCTGATGCAGATTAATCCGCTGAAGGTTATGGTTAATGTTTCAGAACGTTTTTACCCCGTTGCAAGGAAAGGAATGAAGGCAACTGTAAGCCTGGACATCTTCCCCGGCCGTACTTTCAACGGTGAAATTTCGCAGATTTACCCGACGATCAGTCCTGAAACAAGAACCTTTCCTGTGGAAATCCTCATCAAAAACAATGATGAGGTGCTCCGTCCCGGCATGTTTGCCAGGGTTAACCTGAACCTGGGACAGGCTGATGCTCTTATTCTGCCTGCCAATGCTGTGGATAAACAGGAAGGAACCAATGACCGTTACGTTTACCTTGCCATGCCTGATAATACAGCTAAAAAAATCCGGGTTGAGTTAGGCCGGAGGTATGATGATAAACTCGAAGTGATTTCAAATGAAATCAAAGTAGGTGACCCGGTTATTGTAGCCGGCCAGGATAAGCTGCTCGATAAGTCGAAAATCACCATTGTGCAGTAA
- a CDS encoding P-II family nitrogen regulator encodes MKAIMIIYNQALTEKVEYMLEKLNVRGFTQWPLVYGSGSNTGEPRMGTHTWPEMNSSLITIVNDEMVDEILDKVKKMDAINNEIGIRAFVWNVEKMA; translated from the coding sequence ATGAAAGCAATAATGATCATCTATAACCAGGCGCTCACCGAGAAAGTGGAGTATATGCTTGAAAAACTTAACGTACGGGGTTTTACTCAATGGCCGCTGGTTTACGGTTCGGGCAGCAATACAGGTGAACCCAGGATGGGAACCCACACATGGCCTGAAATGAATTCATCCCTTATTACAATCGTTAATGATGAAATGGTGGATGAGATTCTGGATAAGGTTAAGAAAATGGATGCCATCAACAATGAAATCGGGATCAGGGCATTCGTTTGGAACGTGGAGAAGATGGCGTAG
- a CDS encoding glycosyl hydrolase 115 family protein: MKIRSVILIGLGWLCLVITSQASSLTVSSGGEGFPLFLKGKAASLVASSEDFPGVLRAFKDLQVDIEKVTGVSPSFIQGAPTGKYVVVAGTIGKCPLIDDLIKNGKLDVIRVKGQWETFCIAVVQKPWKGVREALVIAGSDKRGTIYGIYELSAGIGVSPWYWWDDVPVMHRDALLVSSDSYVVGPPAVKYRGIFLNDEHPDLTRWITTKFGTVKPSENPPVPEGIANYNHEFYTKIFELLLRLKGNYLWPAMWNNAFNEDDPENPRLADEYGIVMGTSHQEPMLRAQKEWDRRYKQTLGSWNYAKHPEVLQQFWRDGINRNKNYESLITIGLRGADDTEMAPGGPSANMTMLEGIVDVQRKMLADVMQTDVKNIPQVWCLYKEVLEYFRAGMRVPDDVTLLWAEDNWGNIRRVPSAEERSRPGGAGIYYHFDYHGGPRSYQWINTNTLPKIWDQMTFARQYGADRVWIVNAGHFKAYSLPIQYFLDLAWYGDSLKNDNIREYLRTWSVQQFGELHADETADILAQYTRFNGRRKPELLSPSTYSLINYREAEGVVTDYNRIAVKAEEIYNKLPLEKRDAYYQLVLFPAKASALVNELYLAASRNNLYSRQQRASTNDWAAEVQSLFEADTSLMGYFNRRLAGGKWDHFMDQPHLGYMSWRDPPVNSLQHLQLKNIDVPVAADMGIAIDGSEDVWPGAADSASLPVFDIYTRKDSYFEIFNKGGSPFPYRIICDPWIRLSQDSGTVDKDCRIRVNINYDMLQKGMNKGNISVSGNGKSVIIAVSAFNPSYPSVKELNGFVENNGYVSVEAAHYSKKSDLGENRWLEIQDFGHTLSGMRATSGVDIPELTHDKNAPCLEYPMYLFSKGQAEVIVYLAPTLNFLPGKPLRYAISFDDEEPQIITAVPADFDARNGNREWEQTVSDNYRITHSKHQTGNAGYHTLKIRMVDPGVVIQKIVVNMGGVKQSYLGPPESFYQYKQ, translated from the coding sequence ATGAAAATTCGGTCGGTCATTCTTATTGGTCTGGGATGGTTATGCCTGGTGATAACTTCACAGGCTTCATCCCTTACTGTAAGTTCCGGCGGAGAGGGCTTCCCGCTTTTTCTGAAGGGCAAAGCTGCTTCACTGGTTGCCAGCAGTGAGGATTTCCCCGGTGTGTTGCGGGCCTTCAAAGATCTGCAGGTTGACATTGAAAAGGTGACCGGTGTCAGTCCCTCCTTCATACAAGGCGCTCCCACCGGCAAATATGTAGTTGTTGCCGGAACAATCGGGAAATGTCCGCTGATTGATGATCTGATCAAAAACGGAAAACTTGATGTCATACGGGTTAAAGGTCAATGGGAAACTTTCTGCATTGCTGTTGTCCAGAAACCATGGAAAGGAGTCAGGGAAGCGCTTGTTATTGCAGGCAGTGATAAACGGGGAACAATCTATGGCATCTATGAGCTTTCAGCCGGCATCGGGGTGTCACCCTGGTACTGGTGGGATGATGTTCCGGTAATGCACAGGGATGCCCTTTTGGTCAGCAGCGATTCCTATGTTGTCGGACCACCAGCAGTGAAGTACAGGGGAATCTTCCTGAATGATGAACATCCCGATCTGACTCGCTGGATCACAACCAAATTCGGAACCGTAAAACCTTCTGAAAACCCTCCCGTTCCTGAAGGTATTGCCAATTACAACCACGAGTTTTATACTAAAATTTTCGAGCTGCTTCTTCGACTGAAAGGCAATTATTTGTGGCCTGCTATGTGGAATAATGCTTTTAATGAAGATGATCCTGAAAATCCCCGGCTGGCCGACGAGTATGGAATTGTGATGGGCACATCGCACCAGGAACCTATGCTTAGGGCTCAAAAAGAGTGGGACAGGAGATACAAGCAAACACTGGGTAGCTGGAATTACGCAAAACATCCTGAAGTGCTTCAACAGTTCTGGCGTGACGGGATTAATCGGAATAAGAATTATGAAAGCCTTATAACTATTGGTTTACGCGGTGCCGATGATACCGAGATGGCGCCCGGAGGTCCTTCCGCAAACATGACTATGCTGGAAGGCATAGTGGATGTGCAACGTAAAATGCTTGCAGATGTAATGCAGACCGACGTTAAAAACATCCCCCAGGTGTGGTGCCTTTATAAGGAAGTGCTTGAATACTTCAGGGCCGGTATGCGCGTGCCCGACGATGTGACATTGTTATGGGCCGAGGATAACTGGGGTAATATTCGACGCGTACCATCTGCTGAGGAAAGAAGCCGTCCCGGAGGCGCAGGAATATATTATCATTTCGATTACCATGGCGGGCCACGGAGTTACCAGTGGATTAACACAAACACTCTCCCAAAAATATGGGACCAGATGACTTTTGCGCGTCAGTATGGCGCCGACAGGGTATGGATTGTGAATGCGGGTCATTTCAAGGCATACAGTCTGCCCATTCAGTACTTTCTCGACCTGGCATGGTATGGCGACAGCCTGAAAAACGACAACATCCGGGAATATCTCAGAACATGGTCGGTTCAGCAATTCGGTGAATTGCATGCTGATGAAACGGCAGACATCCTGGCTCAATATACGCGTTTTAACGGTCGCCGCAAGCCTGAGTTATTGTCACCTTCCACATATAGCCTTATAAATTACAGGGAAGCGGAAGGTGTTGTAACCGACTATAACCGAATAGCCGTAAAGGCAGAAGAGATATACAACAAACTACCGCTCGAAAAACGGGACGCCTACTATCAGCTGGTCCTTTTCCCTGCCAAAGCAAGTGCACTGGTGAATGAGCTTTACCTGGCAGCATCAAGGAACAATTTATATTCACGTCAGCAGAGAGCCAGCACAAACGACTGGGCCGCTGAAGTTCAGTCGCTTTTTGAAGCCGATACAAGCCTGATGGGCTATTTCAACCGCAGGCTGGCCGGTGGTAAATGGGATCATTTCATGGACCAGCCGCATCTGGGCTATATGTCGTGGCGCGATCCCCCTGTAAACAGTCTTCAGCATCTGCAACTGAAAAATATTGATGTTCCGGTGGCCGCTGATATGGGAATTGCAATCGACGGCAGTGAAGATGTATGGCCTGGTGCTGCAGACAGCGCTTCACTACCTGTGTTTGATATATATACCCGAAAAGACAGCTATTTTGAAATTTTCAACAAGGGTGGTTCTCCTTTCCCTTACAGGATTATATGTGATCCCTGGATCAGGTTGTCGCAGGACAGTGGAACGGTGGATAAGGATTGCCGGATCAGGGTGAACATCAATTATGACATGCTTCAGAAAGGCATGAATAAGGGCAATATATCAGTTTCAGGAAACGGTAAAAGTGTAATTATTGCTGTTTCTGCATTCAATCCTTCTTATCCTTCAGTTAAAGAACTCAACGGGTTCGTTGAAAACAACGGTTATGTATCGGTTGAGGCGGCGCATTACTCAAAAAAATCAGATCTTGGTGAAAACAGGTGGCTTGAAATCCAGGATTTCGGCCATACTTTATCAGGGATGAGGGCAACGTCAGGCGTTGATATTCCTGAACTGACACACGATAAAAATGCCCCTTGTCTTGAATATCCCATGTATTTATTCAGCAAGGGTCAGGCAGAAGTTATTGTGTACCTGGCACCCACACTGAATTTCCTTCCCGGAAAGCCTCTCAGGTATGCGATTTCTTTTGATGATGAGGAGCCACAAATTATAACGGCTGTCCCTGCTGATTTTGATGCCCGGAATGGAAACCGTGAATGGGAGCAGACTGTGAGCGATAATTACAGGATTACACATTCCAAGCACCAGACCGGTAATGCCGGCTATCATACGCTGAAAATCCGCATGGTTGATCCCGGTGTTGTGATACAGAAAATTGTTGTGAATATGGGCGGAGTAAAGCAGAGTTACCTGGGGCCGCCTGAAAGCTTTTATCAATATAAACAATAA
- a CDS encoding TolC family protein, whose protein sequence is MKMISLLLISILATAGTGVFAQDQPGSLTLEQAIEYALQHNKTVLNARGQVASSIEQVKAARAQGLPQIDGSLDFMTYFNYEMNFSFGGGSTGGSLGDVMPMPPFDVGDTLLMHMISESMSGGPIVMNNQMSGKVQFSQLIWSGQYWSGVAIAKIAKDLSSQNVVKTEQDVKEGVKNTYYMILVTQKNLDIIQENIKNLNETLKHTENMFRTGIAEPTDVDQIRITLSQLVNSQKSVERAVQMGYNMLKFQLGVAPDANISLADNIDGIMTLVDPAKTLDPTFDVTNNIDYSMMESQVKISEKQLGMQNWSYSPTVAGFYSYTKKIITTGFDMTPNHLAGFSVTVPIFSSGLRRAQVNQAKVNLDMARRNQEMVKEQLETQKNQLLFNYQSAYENYNTQKENVDIARRVYQNIQNKYNQGMVSSLDLTQANMNLLGAESNYFSAILTLLQAQTSLDKLFNKI, encoded by the coding sequence ATGAAAATGATCAGTCTGCTTTTAATTTCGATACTTGCCACGGCAGGTACCGGTGTTTTTGCCCAGGACCAACCCGGTTCACTGACACTCGAACAGGCCATTGAATATGCCCTTCAGCATAATAAAACGGTTTTGAATGCCAGGGGACAGGTAGCTTCATCGATCGAGCAGGTTAAAGCTGCCCGCGCACAGGGCCTTCCCCAGATCGACGGAAGCCTTGATTTCATGACCTATTTCAATTACGAAATGAACTTCAGCTTCGGCGGGGGAAGCACAGGTGGTTCATTGGGAGATGTTATGCCAATGCCTCCGTTTGATGTGGGAGATACTTTGCTTATGCACATGATCTCGGAATCAATGAGTGGCGGTCCCATTGTGATGAACAATCAAATGAGCGGTAAAGTACAGTTTTCACAGCTGATCTGGAGCGGCCAGTACTGGTCGGGTGTTGCTATCGCCAAAATAGCAAAGGACCTTTCCAGTCAGAATGTGGTTAAGACCGAGCAGGATGTGAAAGAAGGGGTAAAGAATACCTACTATATGATTCTTGTAACTCAGAAAAACCTGGATATCATTCAAGAAAACATTAAAAATCTGAACGAGACCCTGAAACATACCGAAAATATGTTCAGGACCGGTATTGCCGAACCCACCGATGTTGACCAGATTCGGATTACTCTTAGCCAGTTGGTCAACAGTCAGAAATCGGTTGAAAGAGCGGTGCAAATGGGGTATAACATGCTTAAATTCCAGCTTGGTGTGGCTCCGGATGCCAACATTTCACTTGCCGACAATATTGATGGGATAATGACTTTGGTAGATCCGGCGAAAACTTTGGATCCTACTTTCGATGTGACCAACAACATTGATTATTCCATGATGGAATCGCAGGTTAAAATCAGTGAAAAACAACTGGGAATGCAAAACTGGTCGTATTCACCCACTGTGGCCGGATTCTACAGTTATACGAAAAAGATCATTACAACCGGTTTTGATATGACACCTAATCATTTGGCCGGTTTCTCGGTCACTGTTCCTATATTTTCAAGCGGACTCAGACGGGCCCAGGTAAACCAGGCCAAGGTTAACCTTGACATGGCCAGACGTAACCAGGAAATGGTTAAGGAACAGCTCGAAACACAGAAAAACCAGCTTCTGTTCAACTACCAGAGTGCTTATGAGAACTATAATACACAGAAAGAGAATGTGGATATTGCCCGCAGGGTTTACCAGAACATCCAGAATAAGTACAACCAGGGTATGGTTTCAAGCCTTGACCTCACACAGGCCAACATGAACCTGCTGGGTGCCGAAAGCAATTATTTTTCGGCTATCCTCACGCTATTGCAGGCCCAGACCTCATTAGATAAATTATTTAATAAGATTTAA
- a CDS encoding ferritin family protein, whose product MEKSLKGTKTEQNLLKAFAGESQARNRYEFFASQAKKEGYEQIAAIFMETATHEKSHAKRFFSFLQGGVVEINAGYPAGVIGTTKENLKAAAEGENEEWTKLYPMFAEIAKEEGFPEVATAFKLIAKVEAEHERRYMKLLQNISEDMVFMKKGKVMWKCLNCGYVYESEKAMETCPVCHHPKAFMQLLEENY is encoded by the coding sequence ATGGAAAAAAGTCTCAAAGGAACAAAGACAGAACAGAACCTGCTGAAAGCATTTGCAGGTGAATCACAGGCCCGTAACCGCTATGAATTTTTTGCTTCCCAGGCAAAAAAAGAAGGTTATGAACAGATTGCTGCCATTTTCATGGAAACAGCTACACATGAAAAATCACATGCAAAACGGTTTTTCAGTTTTCTCCAGGGTGGCGTTGTTGAAATCAATGCCGGGTATCCTGCCGGTGTAATAGGAACAACAAAAGAAAATCTTAAAGCGGCCGCTGAAGGCGAAAATGAAGAATGGACCAAGCTCTATCCGATGTTTGCAGAAATTGCAAAAGAGGAGGGATTTCCTGAAGTGGCCACTGCTTTCAAACTGATTGCAAAAGTTGAAGCCGAACATGAACGCCGCTATATGAAACTCCTGCAGAATATCTCCGAAGATATGGTGTTCATGAAAAAAGGCAAAGTAATGTGGAAATGCCTGAACTGCGGCTATGTATACGAATCGGAAAAGGCCATGGAAACATGCCCTGTTTGCCATCACCCGAAAGCTTTCATGCAACTCCTCGAAGAGAATTATTAA
- a CDS encoding efflux RND transporter permease subunit yields MSIYGSAVKNPVTTIMLFMGVIVFGIYSFIKLPIDFYPEMEYPAIMVFTSYSGANASDVERNVSELIENSLNTVTGVKEITSTSRDNVSVVTLEFEYGTSLDGAANDVRDALGFVTSTLPEGCQDPIIFKFSTNMMPILMYAVTADASYAGIKNELEEKIVNPLNRIDGVGSISLLGVPTRQVMVNIDPRRMEAYNLSIEQIGSVLAAENLNMPSGSVDMGQMSYPLRVQGEFAESEQVKNIVLGNFGGKTIRMKDVATVSDSLKESNLDEKVNGRQGITMMVQKQSGANTVQVAREIQKQLALLQKTLPSDIQISTIFNTSDYISDSISNLTETLLYAFLFVVLVVIFFLGRWRATFIIILTIPISLISAFIYLGISGNTINIISLSALSIAIGMVVDDAIVVLENISKHIERGSTPREAAIYATNEVWLAVIASTLTIIAVFFPMTMVSGMMGIMFQQLGWIVTITIGASALAAITLTPMLSSKLLVLQSKKKIPGKFSHDRLILPLLNKLDDFYVRTLRWSLKHKRIVILSAIAIFVFSIILAVMFLKTEFIPQTDEGQISAEIELQAGTRVDQTVKIARKIDAFINENIPEKDLVSTSAGSDDNAGYTALFQNSGSNVINVTMALTKAEERERSVFDIAEIFRKYLSTIPEIVKFNVQTGNGGMSTSTNTVDVEIFGYDFDKTSVLANRIAEKVKQVPGAREVLVSREKSKPELRITLDQDKMSDNGLNTAMVSSMIRNRIVGLTASKFRESGNEYDIIVRFDKDARSSISDIENIGIPTQKGIVRLGEIGKIQEFWSPPNVERKRRERVVTVSATPYKVALGELATNIKAEIDKMEIPAGVMVNVGGAYEDLMDSMKDLVLLLLISLILVYIVMASQFESFKMPLIIMASIPFSFTGVILILVLTKTTLSVIAMLGAIMLVGIVVKNAIVLIDFTNLMRDRNYELDEAIVRSGRSRLRPVIMTTATTILGMLPLALSTGQGSEIWKPMGISVIGGLTFSTMVTLVIVPVIYRVVVRRSEIRHKRETEELDFMES; encoded by the coding sequence ATGAGTATTTACGGTAGCGCTGTAAAGAATCCGGTAACCACCATCATGCTTTTCATGGGTGTGATTGTCTTTGGGATCTATTCGTTCATTAAACTCCCGATCGACTTCTACCCCGAGATGGAGTATCCGGCCATCATGGTATTCACAAGTTACTCCGGCGCCAATGCTTCGGACGTCGAAAGGAATGTTTCGGAACTTATCGAAAACAGCCTGAACACGGTCACCGGTGTAAAAGAAATAACATCCACTTCACGTGATAACGTGTCGGTTGTAACTCTTGAATTTGAATATGGAACCAGTCTTGACGGTGCAGCAAACGACGTCAGGGACGCGCTGGGTTTTGTCACCTCTACTCTTCCTGAAGGATGCCAGGATCCGATTATTTTCAAATTCAGCACGAATATGATGCCCATCCTGATGTATGCCGTTACAGCCGATGCAAGCTATGCCGGTATTAAGAATGAGCTTGAGGAAAAGATCGTAAACCCGCTGAACCGTATCGACGGAGTGGGTTCTATCAGTCTGTTGGGCGTACCCACCCGCCAGGTTATGGTGAACATTGATCCCCGCAGAATGGAGGCTTATAACCTCAGCATTGAACAAATTGGTTCTGTGCTGGCTGCAGAAAATCTGAATATGCCTTCCGGAAGTGTGGATATGGGACAAATGAGTTACCCGTTGCGTGTGCAGGGTGAGTTTGCCGAAAGCGAGCAGGTGAAGAATATCGTGCTTGGAAATTTCGGCGGCAAAACCATTCGCATGAAAGATGTGGCCACAGTATCCGATTCCCTGAAGGAATCGAATCTCGACGAAAAGGTAAACGGCCGCCAGGGTATCACCATGATGGTGCAGAAGCAGTCGGGAGCCAATACAGTGCAGGTTGCCCGCGAAATTCAGAAACAACTTGCGCTGCTTCAAAAAACACTGCCTTCGGATATACAGATCAGCACCATTTTCAACACCAGTGATTATATTTCCGATTCTATCAGCAACCTCACCGAAACACTGCTTTATGCATTCCTTTTCGTAGTGCTGGTTGTAATTTTCTTCCTCGGCAGGTGGAGGGCGACGTTCATTATCATTCTGACAATTCCGATTTCACTGATCTCTGCTTTCATTTATCTTGGAATTTCAGGAAATACGATCAACATCATTTCACTTTCCGCTCTTTCCATAGCGATTGGTATGGTGGTGGACGATGCCATTGTAGTGCTTGAAAATATTTCAAAGCATATTGAACGGGGCAGTACGCCCAGGGAGGCTGCTATTTACGCGACAAATGAAGTATGGCTGGCTGTTATCGCTTCCACACTTACCATTATTGCCGTGTTCTTCCCGATGACTATGGTATCGGGTATGATGGGCATTATGTTCCAGCAGTTAGGATGGATTGTGACCATCACAATCGGCGCATCGGCATTGGCAGCTATTACGCTTACACCTATGCTTAGCTCTAAACTGCTCGTTCTTCAATCCAAGAAAAAAATTCCCGGAAAATTCAGTCATGACAGGCTTATTTTACCTCTGCTTAACAAACTGGATGATTTTTATGTAAGAACATTACGGTGGTCACTGAAGCACAAACGAATCGTCATTCTTTCAGCTATTGCTATATTTGTATTTTCAATCATCCTGGCTGTAATGTTCCTTAAAACTGAATTCATTCCTCAGACTGACGAAGGACAGATCAGTGCGGAGATTGAACTTCAGGCCGGAACACGGGTTGACCAGACGGTTAAAATTGCCCGGAAAATAGATGCCTTTATTAATGAAAACATTCCTGAAAAAGATCTAGTATCCACATCGGCAGGTTCTGATGACAATGCAGGTTACACTGCATTGTTCCAGAATTCAGGTTCCAATGTCATTAATGTGACAATGGCTCTCACCAAAGCCGAAGAGAGGGAAAGGAGCGTATTTGACATTGCCGAAATATTCAGGAAATACCTGTCGACAATTCCTGAAATTGTAAAATTCAATGTCCAGACAGGTAACGGAGGGATGTCAACCTCTACCAACACTGTTGATGTGGAAATATTTGGTTATGACTTCGATAAAACCAGTGTACTGGCCAACCGAATCGCTGAAAAAGTAAAACAGGTTCCGGGAGCCCGTGAAGTGCTTGTAAGCCGTGAAAAATCAAAACCCGAACTGCGTATCACACTTGACCAGGATAAAATGTCGGATAACGGCCTGAACACAGCCATGGTTTCAAGCATGATCCGCAACAGGATTGTAGGATTGACGGCTTCGAAATTCCGCGAATCAGGTAATGAATATGATATCATAGTAAGGTTTGATAAAGATGCGAGGAGTTCGATCAGCGATATTGAAAACATTGGTATTCCTACTCAGAAAGGTATTGTTCGACTTGGTGAAATCGGCAAGATCCAGGAATTCTGGTCGCCTCCCAACGTGGAAAGAAAGCGCCGTGAAAGGGTTGTCACTGTTTCAGCCACACCGTATAAGGTGGCCCTTGGTGAACTGGCAACCAACATCAAGGCTGAAATTGACAAAATGGAAATTCCGGCCGGTGTAATGGTAAATGTCGGCGGTGCCTATGAAGACCTTATGGATTCAATGAAAGACCTGGTACTGTTGTTGCTGATCAGTCTCATACTGGTATACATTGTCATGGCATCGCAGTTTGAATCATTCAAAATGCCGCTGATCATCATGGCGTCCATTCCGTTCTCATTTACCGGGGTTATTCTGATCCTTGTGCTGACAAAGACAACATTGAGCGTCATAGCGATGCTGGGTGCGATTATGCTGGTGGGTATCGTTGTGAAGAATGCAATTGTGCTGATCGATTTTACCAACCTGATGCGCGACAGGAATTATGAACTCGACGAAGCCATCGTAAGGTCAGGGCGTTCACGTCTGCGCCCGGTTATCATGACAACGGCTACAACGATCCTGGGTATGCTTCCGCTTGCGCTGAGCACCGGACAGGGCTCCGAAATCTGGAAGCCCATGGGTATATCGGTAATCGGCGGCCTTACATTCTCCACCATGGTAACACTGGTTATTGTACCGGTTATCTACAGGGTTGTTGTCCGCAGGTCGGAGATACGCCACAAGAGAGAAACTGAAGAACTTGATTTTATGGAATCTTAA
- a CDS encoding flavin reductase, with the protein MNIEAYFKVTYGLYVVSTAADNKKNGYISNTVFQVTAEPARFAIACSKNNLTADLISKSKTFAVSVLQKDTRPEIIGTFGYKSGRDIDKFNAFKHITGKTGSPILLEDTLAWFECELDQTIDTGSHVLFIGNVVDGDLINPTGEPLTYAYYREVKKGKAPKNAPTFIDPEKLKKQTPLYEKYYCTACGYIYDPAVGDPENGIPPGTKFEDLADTWICPVCGTPKEDFAKKEE; encoded by the coding sequence ATGAATATTGAAGCCTATTTTAAGGTAACGTACGGACTGTATGTGGTGAGCACGGCTGCGGATAATAAGAAGAACGGCTATATTTCAAATACCGTTTTCCAGGTTACTGCCGAGCCTGCCCGTTTTGCCATCGCATGCAGTAAGAATAATCTTACAGCCGATCTGATCAGTAAAAGCAAAACATTTGCAGTATCCGTATTGCAAAAGGATACCCGACCCGAAATAATCGGTACATTCGGTTATAAATCGGGCCGCGACATTGACAAATTCAATGCATTTAAGCATATAACAGGTAAAACCGGATCCCCGATACTGCTTGAAGATACGCTTGCCTGGTTTGAATGTGAGCTTGATCAGACCATCGACACCGGTTCACATGTGCTTTTCATCGGAAACGTGGTGGACGGCGATCTGATAAACCCCACGGGAGAACCGCTCACATATGCCTATTACAGGGAAGTGAAAAAGGGAAAGGCACCTAAAAATGCTCCTACTTTCATTGATCCTGAAAAACTGAAGAAACAGACTCCTTTGTACGAGAAATATTACTGTACCGCCTGTGGGTATATCTATGACCCTGCTGTTGGAGATCCTGAAAACGGCATACCGCCGGGGACCAAATTCGAGGACCTGGCCGACACATGGATATGCCCTGTATGCGGAACACCAAAGGAGGATTTTGCGAAGAAGGAAGAGTGA